One window of the Vigna radiata var. radiata cultivar VC1973A chromosome 1, Vradiata_ver6, whole genome shotgun sequence genome contains the following:
- the LOC106769392 gene encoding probable leucine-rich repeat receptor-like protein kinase At1g68400 has product MSLAFTISFLYVVLFVSFKSNMVLCVEIEEFFPEERDALILIRDSLNSSLNLHGNWTGPPCIDSLSRWIGISCSNWHVVQIVLEGVNLSGYLPPTFLQNITLLSQLDFRNNALFGPLPSLKNLVFLEQALLSFNHFSGSIPMEYVELTSLRVLELQENYLHGQIPPFDQPSLTSFNVSYNHLSGPIPETSVLMRFPESSYENNSDLCGEPLDKLCPIQPPAPSPAPFSAPPPFPMPPIPAVKPNNRFQAWTVAVIGVAAALILLSLIIFIAFLFRKRQTSGKEVRRDDSAGHAFGAWAKKMVAYAGGSDVSERLGRLEFSNKKLPVFDLDDLLRASAEILGRGNLGITYKATLETGTVVAVKRLNHMNELSKKEFLQQIQLLGQMKHENIAEIISFYYSEEQKLVIYEFTSDGTLFELLHEGRGIGRMALDWTTRLSIIKDIAKGLLFLHHSLPSQKVPHANLKSSNVLIHQDSKGYHSKLTDYGFFPLLPAKQNAEKLAIRRSPEFVQGKKLTRNADVYCFGIIVLEIVTGKIPGHIIGEIEETTNDLSDWVRTVVNNDWSTDILDLEILAEKEGHDAMLKLTELALECTDITPEKRPKMSVVLMRIEEIEKMKKEND; this is encoded by the exons ATGAGCTTGGCCTTTACCATAAGCTTTTTATATGTGGTCTTGTTTGTGTCATTCAAATCCAACATGGTGTTGTGCGTTGAAATTGAGGAATTCTTTCCAGAAGAAAGAGATGCTTTGATACTCATAAGGGATTCTTTGAATTCATCTTTGAATTTGCATGGGAATTGGACAGGCCCTCCTTGTATAGACAGTCTGAGTAGGTGGATTGGAATCAGTTGCTCAAATTGGCATGTTGTTCAAATTGTTCTTGAAGGAGTTAACCTTAGTGGTTATCTGCCTCCCACATTTCTTCAAAACATAACTCTCTTGAGCCAACTTGACTTCAGAAATAATGCACTTTTTGGACCATTGCCAAGCCTCAAGAATTTGGTGTTTTTGGAACAAGCCCTTTTATCATTCAATCATTTCTCAGGGTCAATTCCTATGGAGTATGTTGAACTTACCAGTCTAAGAGTGTTGGAGCTGCAAGAGAATTACTTACATGGTCAAATTCCACCCTTTGATCAACCATCATTGACAAGTTTCAATGTGTCATATAATCATCTGTCAGGGCCTATTCCTGAAACTTCTGTGCTGATGAGGTTCCCAGAGAGTTCTTATGAAAATAATTCAGATCTTTGTGGAGAGCCATTGGATAAGTTATGTCCTATTCAACCTCCTGCCCCATCTCCAGCACCATTTTCTGCACCACCTCCTTTTCCTATGCCTCCAATTCCAGCAGTGAAGCCAAATAACAGGTTTCAAGCATGGACTGTTGCTGTGATTGGTGTTGCAGCTGCACTTATTCTTCTTTCTCTGATCATATTTATTGCTTTCTTGTTTCGTAAAAGACAAACAAGTGGAAAAGAAGTAAGAAGAGATGATTCAGCTG GGCATGCTTTTGGGGCATGGGCAAAGAAGATGGTGGCTTATGCTGGGGGCAGTGATGTTTCTGAGAGATTAGGCAGATTGGAATTTTCTAACAAGAAACTGCCAGTATTTGACTTGGATGATTTATTAAGGGCATCAGCAGAAATTCTAGGAAGAGGGAACTTAGGTATTACGTACAAAGCAACACTTGAAACTGGAACTGTTGTTGCAGTGAAGAGACTTAACCACATGAATGAACTGAGCAAGAAGGAATTTCTCCAGCAGATCCAATTGCTAGGACagatgaagcatgaaaatataGCAGAAATAATCTCCTTTTATTATTCAGAGGAGCAAAAGTTGGTCATATATGAATTTACCTCTGATGGCACTTTGTTTGAACTACTACATG AGGGTAGAGGAATTGGAAGAATGGCACTTGATTGGACCACAAGACTTTCTATCATCAAAGACATAGCAAAGGGTCTTCTTTTCCTTCATCATTCCTTGCCATCTCAAAAGGTTCCTCATGCCAACCTCAAGTCATCCAATGTCCTAATCCATCAAGATAGTAAAGGGTATCATTCCAAGCTCACAGACTATGGTTTCTTTCCTCTACTCCCAGccaaacaaaatgcagaaaaactAGCCATAAGGAGGTCACCAGAATTTGTTCAAGGGAAGAAGCTAACACGCAATGCTGATGTTTATTGCTTTGGCATCATTGTGCTAGAGATTGTAACCGGCAAAATCCCTGGCCATATCATAGGTGAAATTGAAGAAACTACCAATGATCTTTCAGATTGGGTAAGAACTGTGGTGAACAATGATTGGTCCACAGACATATTGGATTTAGAAATACTTGCAGAAAAAGAAGGGCATGATGCAATGTTAAAGCTAACAGAGTTAGCTCTAGAGTGTACTGATATAACACCAGAGAAGAGGCCTAAAATGAGTGTAGTGTTGATGAGAATagaagagatagagaaaatgaaaaaggagaaTGACTAA
- the LOC106775428 gene encoding probable aquaporin TIP-type alpha: protein MATRRYAFGRADEATHPDSMRATLAEFASTFIFVFAGEGSGLALVKIYQDSAFSAGELLALALAHAFALFAAVSASMHVSGGHVNPAVTFGALVGGRISVVRAVYYWVAQLLASIVAALVLRLVTNNMRPSGFRVAPGVGVGHMFILEIVMTFGLMYTVYATAIDPKRGAVSNIAPLAIGLIVGANILVGGPFDGACMNPALAFGPSLVGWRWHQHWIFWVGPLIGAALAALVYEYAVIPIEPPPHHHQPLASEDY, encoded by the exons ATGGCAACCCGCAGATATGCTTTTGGAAGGGCTGATGAGGCCACTCATCCTGACTCCATGAGGGCCACTTTGGCTGAATTTGCCTCCACTTTCATCTTTGTCTTTGCTGGAGAAGGCTCTGGCCTTGCTTTGG TTAAGATTTACCAGGATTCAGCTTTCTCAGCTGGTGAACTGTTAGCACTTGCACTTGCCCATGCTTTTGCTCTATTTGCTGCTGTATCTGCTAGCATGCATGTATCAGGTGGCCATGTCAACCCGGCTGTGACATTCGGTGCTCTCGTTGGGGGGAGGATCTCTGTTGTTCGTGCAGTATACTACTGGGTTGCTCAACTTCTGGCTTCTATTGTGGCTGCTCTTGTGCTCAGGCTTGTCACTAATAACATG AGGCCATCAGGGTTCCGCGTGGCACCAGGTGTTGGAGTAGGACACATGTTTATTCTTGAGATTGTGATGACATTTGGGCTGATGTATACAGTATATGCTACTGCAATAGATCCCAAAAGGGGTGCTGTTAGCAATATCGCACCCTTGGCAATTGGGCTCATTGTTGGAGCAAACATCCTTGTTGGTGGGCCATTTGATGGAGCATGTATGAACCCTGCTCTGGCTTTTGGACCTTCCCTAGTGGGCTGGAGATGGCACCAGCACTGGATCTTCTGGGTGGGTCCATTGATTGGGGCAGCACTGGCAGCACTGGTGTATGAATATGCTGTGATCCCAATTGAACCTCCCCCACACCACCACCAGCCCTTGGCTTCTGAAGATTACTAA